The following are encoded together in the Pseudodesulfovibrio indicus genome:
- a CDS encoding ThiF family adenylyltransferase, producing the protein MNLDLDQVEEWLAAHPEIHDVARREVLDGKPSFEHEKTCLAAWDVTCTIDGEPHDLVVVITNQFPADMPKVYLRNPERYELLNHVNCHGDICFWDRRAGGFFATSRPRDILSSGIYAALKRLEESLKEPDPDNLVDEFEGFWRWLKGKQTVAFFAPPARESVRMTVRSTHKGSTITYAGELPSAAYAQRFKNGDPETAWYFPLDTPVLPPSSDTVSAAYVRSLFGSVKVKTSKFDVWMKNGKFRKKPSGKKSKFRKKSEKDRPRTSQTQHYTFFFSTPRPAGGHALFGVHIKGRSKENFFESDSEKPWEITPIEIEHHYREFMTERAGAEYDLTEVSVAVVGCGAVGCRVAEKLTLMGVGELVLVDSDYFTHENVFRHYLGSSSIGTKKAKALADNLASEHVGLSTVWRHMGREEWLEDHEGEAKRMDFIVDATGDFNGMREVSRQREGMGLPPILFTWVEAAGVGGFAVLDGDTKGCFNCLVRDRDQGPYMTCHYLKPDQVVAKDLTGCGSFIPFSALDAEKTAIMACEMLLDTINDPEGSPSMYRSWRGRADVAEKMGLEFNPSFEADSPLSVKDSRDFASVICPVCRGR; encoded by the coding sequence GTGAACCTGGATCTGGATCAGGTTGAAGAATGGTTGGCCGCACATCCAGAGATCCACGACGTCGCCAGGCGAGAGGTTCTGGATGGCAAGCCTTCTTTTGAGCACGAGAAGACCTGTCTGGCTGCATGGGATGTGACCTGTACCATTGATGGCGAGCCCCATGATCTCGTCGTCGTCATCACCAATCAGTTCCCGGCGGACATGCCCAAGGTCTATCTGCGTAATCCGGAAAGGTACGAACTGCTCAACCATGTGAATTGCCATGGCGATATCTGTTTCTGGGATCGGCGCGCGGGTGGATTCTTTGCAACCTCCCGCCCCCGGGACATTCTGTCGTCCGGCATATACGCTGCCCTTAAGAGGTTGGAGGAAAGCCTCAAGGAGCCAGATCCAGACAACCTCGTCGACGAATTCGAGGGATTCTGGCGCTGGCTCAAGGGCAAGCAAACTGTTGCCTTCTTTGCCCCGCCAGCCAGGGAATCGGTTCGGATGACAGTCAGATCCACTCACAAAGGATCCACTATCACGTATGCCGGAGAACTCCCGTCGGCGGCTTATGCCCAGCGTTTCAAAAACGGTGATCCCGAGACAGCCTGGTACTTTCCCCTCGACACTCCTGTGTTGCCGCCCTCCTCCGACACAGTGTCGGCGGCCTACGTGCGCTCGCTGTTTGGTTCGGTCAAGGTGAAGACTTCCAAGTTCGACGTCTGGATGAAAAACGGAAAGTTCCGTAAAAAACCGTCAGGGAAGAAGTCCAAGTTCAGGAAAAAATCGGAGAAGGACAGGCCCAGGACATCCCAGACTCAGCACTATACCTTTTTCTTCTCCACCCCTCGGCCCGCAGGCGGGCATGCCCTCTTCGGGGTCCACATAAAAGGCAGGAGCAAGGAGAATTTTTTTGAGAGCGACAGCGAAAAGCCGTGGGAGATCACTCCAATTGAAATCGAACACCACTACAGGGAATTCATGACCGAAAGAGCTGGTGCAGAGTACGACCTAACGGAGGTGTCCGTGGCCGTCGTCGGCTGTGGGGCTGTCGGCTGCCGGGTGGCCGAGAAGTTGACACTCATGGGAGTTGGCGAACTCGTCCTTGTGGACTCCGATTATTTCACTCATGAGAACGTCTTTCGCCATTATCTCGGGAGCAGTTCAATTGGAACAAAGAAGGCCAAGGCGCTTGCCGACAACCTAGCCAGTGAACATGTCGGCCTTTCGACCGTTTGGAGACATATGGGTCGGGAGGAATGGCTTGAGGACCACGAGGGCGAAGCAAAACGAATGGATTTTATCGTCGACGCAACCGGCGACTTCAACGGAATGCGCGAAGTCAGCCGACAGCGGGAGGGCATGGGGCTGCCTCCAATACTTTTCACCTGGGTGGAAGCCGCGGGAGTCGGCGGCTTCGCCGTTTTGGACGGCGATACCAAGGGCTGTTTCAACTGCCTGGTCAGGGATCGTGACCAGGGCCCGTACATGACCTGCCACTATCTAAAGCCCGACCAAGTCGTGGCTAAGGACTTGACCGGTTGCGGCAGCTTCATACCCTTTTCTGCCCTGGATGCCGAAAAGACTGCTATCATGGCCTGCGAAATGCTTTTGGACACCATCAATGACCCAGAAGGATCCCCGAGCATGTACCGTTCATGGCGAGGCCGGGCAGACGTGGCCGAAAAGATGGGGCTGGAATTCAATCCTTCTTTTGAGGCGGACTCTCCTCTCTCAGTGAAGGATTCCCGAGACTTTGCAAGTGTCATCTGCCCGGTATGCAGGGGGAGATGA
- a CDS encoding nucleotidyltransferase, whose amino-acid sequence MSLDLQKHFKKFHEAIELGNLDDTKILREKRDLLIAELNENLEDGLSFAHFNQGSYAMGTGIFPKDGDYDIDVGLLFNATTDDYKNSVELKEKVYDALDRASRNADIRRSCVTVQYVRENVPQYHVDLAIYAKDPNEYSNDIYIAKGKRNSDADKKFWEKSDPKGLLAKVNKYSDDPDERAQMRRVIRYLKKWRDKTLGGEKPYSIALTVCVLNHFIPKRNFNATYNDLEALILLVDTLLFVWGDGLKAMLPVEPFCDLNADLTDIQMSNFKKTMETLKGALLEAADCDLETDACKILRKQFGDDFPVPTEAETSQKTKRAVAPAGASA is encoded by the coding sequence ATGTCACTCGACCTTCAAAAGCATTTCAAAAAATTTCACGAGGCCATTGAGCTGGGGAATCTGGATGACACGAAAATCCTGCGCGAAAAACGGGATCTGCTGATCGCTGAACTCAACGAGAACCTGGAGGACGGGCTCAGCTTCGCGCATTTCAACCAGGGCTCCTATGCCATGGGCACCGGCATCTTCCCCAAGGACGGCGATTATGACATCGACGTCGGGCTGCTTTTCAACGCGACCACTGACGATTACAAGAACTCGGTGGAGCTCAAGGAAAAGGTTTATGACGCTCTAGATAGGGCTAGCCGCAATGCCGATATCCGGCGCTCCTGCGTGACTGTCCAATATGTCCGTGAGAACGTACCTCAGTACCACGTTGATCTAGCCATCTATGCAAAAGACCCCAACGAGTATTCCAACGATATCTACATTGCAAAGGGCAAGCGGAACTCTGATGCCGACAAGAAGTTCTGGGAGAAGTCCGACCCCAAGGGGCTGCTTGCCAAGGTAAACAAATATTCCGACGACCCGGATGAACGCGCCCAGATGCGCCGTGTCATCAGGTATCTGAAGAAGTGGCGCGACAAGACGCTTGGTGGCGAAAAACCCTACAGCATCGCCCTGACGGTCTGTGTCCTGAACCACTTTATTCCTAAGCGAAACTTTAATGCGACCTACAACGACCTTGAGGCCCTGATCCTCCTGGTCGACACTCTACTGTTCGTCTGGGGGGACGGCCTCAAAGCCATGTTGCCAGTCGAACCGTTCTGCGACCTCAACGCGGATTTGACTGATATTCAGATGAGCAATTTCAAAAAAACCATGGAAACCCTCAAGGGAGCCTTGCTTGAGGCCGCCGACTGCGACCTTGAAACTGACGCCTGTAAAATCCTTCGCAAGCAGTTCGGCGACGATTTCCCGGTGCCGACTGAGGCAGAGACGTCCCAAAAGACCAAGCGGGCTGTTGCCCCGGCCGGAGCGAGTGCGTGA
- a CDS encoding helix-turn-helix domain-containing protein has translation MPTKDVESYTERERQAMKRFGASVRCQREKVGLSQEKLAELANVHRTYISGMERGLQNISLLTMIKLAKALSVELDKLLSDI, from the coding sequence GTGCCCACAAAAGACGTTGAGAGTTATACTGAACGGGAACGCCAGGCTATGAAAAGATTTGGCGCTTCCGTGCGTTGCCAAAGAGAAAAAGTTGGATTGTCCCAGGAAAAACTCGCTGAATTGGCCAATGTACATAGAACGTATATCAGCGGAATGGAAAGAGGGCTCCAGAATATATCCCTGCTGACCATGATCAAATTGGCCAAGGCCTTGTCGGTAGAGCTTGATAAGCTATTGTCCGATATTTGA
- a CDS encoding AAA family ATPase: protein MQIRVTRIVSQKTFGTIFSGEILDGEQIGDHVQVKFIAARIVGVPSVDETWEVSGPITRTKWGDRVEAEYAYRQRPTGKLMIPFLANNCPGVGSIRAKRLWDRWGNDLPSALSSGNVAEIAEVIAPNRPLLSLRLASLVIREWKLQETKSDLAAWFQKHGIDSPQLFKTCFATFGTNAVKRLRSNPWCMASMMNWEQCDALGLKVLSEIGSDAPLDSNKRLLGAVDSSVRDILTSGSTSVSLFGLKELLKAKLGDSKLVHDAIQLGLRYGAILHDDSKWMAPGSAYMESAVVGALRRLEDSGKIKVDEQNVKDILATLSVGHVKPDVEQFRAMFHILRSPLSCLVGGAGTGKTTILRYIVRLWHRLGGNVLMATLSGKAALKLSQSTGLLAKTLTRTLAELEEKNDTNNDLAEINEKTLVVIDEASMVDLATFHALMKHMKKGSRLLLSGDPAQLPPIGFGLVFHELVKDSSITVRLKKIYRQNADSGIPLVAKALRKRYMPAFSLYQGRGEGVSFIPAALETIPAIIEQVVTDFGGFDYLTIVTSTNSGPAGVDRLNRLFHDKHKHQNGQFELKGSLGQYFCPGEPVIHLKNDYQRGVYNGSLGHILGVDIDKYSLTAKLDERILTFDADQLIDLSLAYAMTCHKCQGSQVKRVIVPVYRTRLLDPSWLYTAITRAEKQVVLVGDKKVIEQALAQKFAADCRSVGFRW from the coding sequence ATGCAGATCCGAGTCACGCGCATAGTCAGCCAGAAGACTTTCGGGACGATTTTTTCCGGAGAAATTCTTGATGGCGAACAGATCGGCGACCATGTCCAGGTCAAATTCATTGCCGCTAGGATTGTAGGCGTTCCCTCTGTAGATGAGACATGGGAAGTCTCCGGGCCTATCACGAGAACCAAATGGGGAGATCGGGTGGAGGCTGAGTACGCCTATCGTCAAAGACCCACAGGCAAGCTCATGATACCTTTTCTCGCCAACAACTGCCCCGGCGTAGGGTCTATCAGGGCTAAGCGGCTATGGGACCGCTGGGGTAATGACCTACCATCTGCCCTTTCCAGTGGTAATGTTGCTGAAATAGCAGAAGTGATTGCGCCAAACCGTCCTCTTCTCTCTCTCCGACTTGCATCATTAGTTATCCGTGAATGGAAACTGCAGGAAACAAAATCCGACCTGGCTGCATGGTTCCAAAAACACGGAATTGATTCCCCCCAGCTTTTTAAAACATGCTTCGCCACATTCGGTACAAATGCCGTGAAACGGCTCCGTAGCAATCCGTGGTGTATGGCTTCAATGATGAATTGGGAACAGTGCGATGCGCTTGGCTTAAAGGTACTTTCTGAAATTGGATCAGATGCACCTCTTGACTCAAACAAGCGCCTCCTTGGGGCCGTTGATTCATCCGTCAGAGACATTTTAACGTCCGGCTCTACCTCAGTTAGCCTGTTCGGCTTAAAAGAACTCCTGAAGGCCAAACTGGGGGACTCCAAGCTAGTGCATGACGCCATACAACTAGGACTTAGATATGGTGCGATCCTCCATGACGACAGCAAATGGATGGCGCCAGGATCGGCTTACATGGAAAGCGCTGTTGTCGGTGCCTTGCGGCGGCTTGAAGACAGCGGCAAAATCAAGGTCGATGAGCAAAACGTCAAAGATATACTGGCGACGCTCAGTGTTGGCCACGTGAAGCCCGACGTTGAGCAGTTTCGGGCTATGTTTCACATCCTGCGCTCTCCTTTATCGTGCCTGGTGGGCGGCGCTGGAACCGGCAAGACCACGATACTGCGCTACATCGTGCGGCTCTGGCATCGGCTAGGCGGCAATGTTTTGATGGCTACATTGAGCGGCAAAGCGGCGTTGAAACTATCACAGTCAACTGGCCTACTAGCAAAGACGCTGACCCGCACCTTGGCAGAGCTCGAAGAAAAGAACGACACCAATAACGACCTGGCTGAAATCAACGAAAAGACGTTGGTTGTTATAGATGAAGCCAGCATGGTTGATCTAGCGACGTTCCATGCGCTGATGAAGCACATGAAAAAAGGTTCCCGGCTACTTCTATCTGGTGATCCGGCACAACTCCCCCCTATTGGCTTCGGTCTCGTCTTTCATGAACTTGTGAAGGACTCTTCCATTACGGTTAGGCTCAAAAAAATTTATCGCCAGAACGCTGATAGCGGTATTCCTTTGGTGGCAAAAGCTTTACGCAAAAGGTATATGCCTGCTTTTTCTCTCTATCAAGGTAGGGGCGAAGGTGTCTCCTTCATCCCTGCTGCGCTGGAAACAATTCCGGCAATTATTGAACAGGTAGTTACCGACTTCGGTGGCTTTGATTATTTGACGATCGTCACCTCAACAAACAGTGGCCCGGCTGGTGTGGATCGTCTCAACCGCCTGTTCCATGATAAGCACAAACATCAGAATGGACAATTTGAACTCAAAGGAAGCTTGGGCCAATACTTCTGCCCTGGGGAGCCCGTAATCCACCTCAAGAACGACTATCAACGGGGGGTCTACAACGGAAGCCTAGGCCACATATTGGGTGTTGATATCGACAAATACAGTCTCACCGCAAAACTTGACGAAAGGATTCTTACTTTCGATGCAGATCAGCTCATAGACCTTTCTTTGGCTTATGCGATGACTTGTCACAAGTGCCAAGGATCTCAGGTAAAGCGAGTCATTGTGCCGGTTTACAGAACGAGACTACTTGACCCTTCATGGCTCTATACAGCAATCACAAGGGCCGAGAAACAGGTTGTACTCGTGGGTGATAAAAAAGTGATTGAACAGGCTCTAGCACAAAAGTTCGCGGCCGATTGCCGTAGCGTTGGATTTAGGTGGTAG
- a CDS encoding site-specific integrase gives MKQLQENLFYELPRVAFTLDGQTYDPREDTWMFYDGVHRHYIHFNFLREIFTDALFNSTKRYFIWRVANYTFATSEKYYTSLKKFVQSTYCDNTKIASITSSEVISFISTHNNPNTSAQIKTLCCHYHKLGLTGVTKETYEQLKDIKVKHPPPHTAVKTCDPRQGPFTEAEFQSLSDAVHEAYLNHSLDDNTFLLWLLLANLGQRRRQIAWLKVCDFITEHDGRNSIRFFINMPMDKQGHVEPRTDFRRLQIHTEFAAFIQTRIEEIKQDYLRLGFDEDYDLNQLPLLPKWTNTTKGRLKYHMPTETIAYLISNKLLKHTGKILNRQGENLNINSRRFRHTRGTNLMLNGASLDSIAYNLCHSRRSSAKSYIELGAKHAEIVDKGVAPYHKPVVEAFNNKIFKRPNITGTRQTYIPVGAAQQFEEAGLCVKPTGCAIYLPDSNEPETFLARVPFSCYRCLSFNAWDNIEVHKEHLEILEQERDRSLQAFKEDGPARQPGMAVALDPTIIAIKSVIARIEAGTISEFEEMETDMVDSF, from the coding sequence ATGAAGCAGCTGCAAGAGAATCTATTTTATGAACTCCCTAGGGTAGCCTTCACGCTTGACGGACAAACTTACGACCCAAGAGAAGATACCTGGATGTTCTATGACGGGGTACACAGACACTATATTCACTTCAATTTTCTCAGAGAAATTTTTACTGATGCATTGTTTAATAGCACAAAACGCTATTTCATATGGCGAGTGGCTAATTACACGTTTGCCACATCTGAAAAATACTATACAAGTCTAAAAAAATTTGTTCAGTCGACATACTGTGACAACACAAAAATCGCAAGCATAACATCTTCTGAAGTAATATCCTTTATTTCAACGCACAACAACCCAAATACCAGCGCACAGATAAAGACCCTATGTTGCCATTATCACAAGCTTGGCCTCACTGGAGTAACTAAAGAGACTTATGAACAATTAAAAGATATCAAAGTAAAGCACCCACCGCCACACACTGCAGTTAAGACTTGCGACCCAAGACAAGGACCATTCACTGAAGCTGAGTTTCAATCACTAAGCGATGCTGTCCACGAAGCATATTTAAATCATAGCCTTGATGATAATACGTTTCTTCTTTGGCTTTTGCTTGCAAACCTTGGACAACGCCGGAGACAAATAGCTTGGCTAAAAGTGTGTGATTTTATCACTGAACACGACGGAAGGAACTCAATTAGATTTTTTATCAACATGCCAATGGACAAACAAGGGCATGTTGAACCTCGCACTGATTTCAGAAGGCTGCAAATTCATACGGAATTTGCAGCGTTTATTCAAACAAGAATCGAAGAAATAAAACAAGACTATCTCAGACTAGGTTTTGATGAAGATTATGATCTGAATCAGTTGCCTTTACTTCCAAAGTGGACAAACACAACTAAAGGGCGTTTAAAATACCACATGCCCACTGAAACCATTGCTTATTTAATTTCTAATAAGCTTCTTAAGCACACGGGGAAAATCCTAAATCGTCAAGGTGAGAATTTGAATATCAACTCACGAAGATTCAGGCATACTCGCGGCACCAATTTAATGCTCAACGGCGCCTCATTGGATTCAATTGCTTACAACCTATGTCACTCAAGAAGGAGTTCAGCAAAGAGTTATATCGAACTTGGGGCAAAGCATGCTGAGATTGTGGACAAAGGCGTCGCTCCCTACCACAAACCTGTAGTCGAAGCTTTCAATAACAAAATCTTCAAACGTCCCAACATTACCGGCACTCGCCAGACATATATTCCTGTAGGAGCTGCGCAACAATTTGAAGAAGCTGGCCTTTGCGTTAAGCCTACTGGATGTGCAATTTATTTGCCCGATTCAAACGAACCGGAGACCTTTCTCGCTCGAGTCCCATTCTCTTGTTATCGCTGTCTATCCTTCAATGCTTGGGACAATATCGAGGTGCACAAAGAGCATCTTGAAATATTGGAACAAGAACGTGACCGATCGCTACAAGCGTTCAAAGAGGACGGCCCAGCCAGACAACCCGGCATGGCCGTGGCCCTAGACCCAACCATTATTGCTATAAAAAGTGTCATCGCCAGGATCGAGGCTGGGACCATTTCCGAATTTGAAGAAATGGAAACCGACATGGTTGATTCCTTTTGA
- a CDS encoding tyrosine-type recombinase/integrase translates to MVNRFKILEITLEGGERLPVLLAPDGTLPFLPAYYVMSMCRPRDSANTITVKLTAIKILLEWAALNEIDLKERFRSGKMLTGSERDNLLHACRLHFNTLMALQQTTVVKLGGDAIKTVNNATAAQRIHYIAHYLNWMGSELIKNIDRSRPEFGQLHKVRANFVDELRLRAVRRIGRSQSRSNPPRGFSKKVQDRIVEVIVPGHPDNPWKNAFVQIRNQLYITMCLAFGLRIGESLCIKLQDVRLSGNCPRIEIVRRPDDPEDDRNPAPQVKTLPRPLPLNSNQEKSWTPLIHRYLTNYRRRLKKARNHKFFFVARNGEKLSYSSAISILKTLRNVSGIPDDLTQHLVRHACNERFSENAEALQMSADDVREARRQLMGWGPASRMPELYDQRFIQNKAHEISMEMQEDFFINRKLK, encoded by the coding sequence ATGGTCAACAGATTTAAAATTCTAGAAATAACCCTTGAGGGCGGAGAACGGCTCCCTGTTCTGCTTGCGCCAGACGGAACGCTTCCATTTCTTCCGGCTTATTATGTTATGAGCATGTGCAGGCCACGAGATTCAGCCAACACCATAACTGTCAAGCTGACGGCTATTAAAATTCTGCTCGAATGGGCTGCTTTAAATGAGATTGATCTGAAAGAGCGATTTCGATCTGGTAAAATGCTCACCGGCTCTGAAAGAGACAACTTGCTCCATGCCTGCCGCTTACATTTCAATACTCTTATGGCCCTCCAACAAACCACCGTTGTCAAGCTTGGTGGTGACGCAATCAAAACCGTAAATAATGCTACTGCTGCTCAAAGAATTCACTATATTGCCCATTATCTGAACTGGATGGGCTCAGAGCTCATCAAAAACATAGATAGAAGCAGGCCTGAGTTTGGCCAACTACATAAAGTCAGGGCAAATTTTGTAGACGAGTTGAGACTAAGAGCTGTGAGGCGCATAGGCCGGAGCCAAAGCCGAAGTAACCCCCCAAGGGGATTTAGCAAGAAAGTTCAGGATCGAATCGTAGAAGTGATCGTTCCTGGACATCCTGACAATCCATGGAAGAATGCCTTTGTTCAAATTCGAAACCAACTCTATATCACGATGTGCCTAGCTTTTGGCCTACGCATTGGCGAATCTCTTTGCATTAAGCTTCAAGATGTAAGGCTATCTGGCAACTGCCCCCGTATTGAGATTGTTCGCCGCCCTGACGATCCAGAAGATGATCGGAATCCAGCCCCTCAAGTTAAAACATTGCCCCGTCCGCTCCCCCTCAATTCAAATCAGGAGAAAAGCTGGACACCGCTGATTCATCGATATCTTACTAACTACCGAAGACGACTAAAGAAAGCCAGAAACCACAAATTCTTCTTCGTTGCACGTAATGGTGAAAAGCTCTCTTACAGTTCGGCCATTTCAATCTTAAAAACACTCAGAAATGTGTCTGGAATTCCCGACGATCTGACCCAACACTTAGTTCGCCATGCCTGCAACGAACGATTCTCCGAAAACGCAGAAGCTCTACAAATGTCAGCAGATGATGTTCGTGAGGCTCGACGACAATTAATGGGATGGGGACCAGCATCTAGGATGCCAGAGCTATATGATCAAAGATTTATCCAGAACAAGGCTCACGAAATCTCGATGGAGATGCAGGAGGATTTTTTTATCAATAGGAAGCTTAAATGA
- a CDS encoding ABC transporter substrate-binding protein, with amino-acid sequence MRVLKFAGFIAALLVTAGLFATPASAQEEKKLTMYVAYGGPEVIADKFKEATGIQVEFLTMSSGEVLTRLRAEKANPGADVWFGGGSDAFIQAKKEGLTAPYKAPNGSRVDAAFKDPDGYWTGVSLVVVGFLANKDRLASKNLAVPMTWEALASPDYRDEVSASNLNTSGTAYTTVSGVLQIKGEQDGWPFLDKLYANIPFLTKSGSAPGKMALSGEYAVGIAPDPHIMANANPDAPLVVVYPEDGVLAWPSPVSVIANARHPENARAFVDWCLSPEGQKVLMQASPRVPTTNVEPLPGVPRLADLNLVPYDIQHWGSERERVVGEFNKRFPKYQ; translated from the coding sequence ATGCGCGTATTGAAATTCGCGGGGTTCATTGCGGCCCTGCTGGTGACGGCCGGTCTGTTCGCCACCCCGGCCTCGGCACAGGAAGAAAAGAAACTGACCATGTACGTGGCCTACGGCGGCCCCGAGGTCATTGCGGATAAATTCAAGGAAGCCACCGGCATCCAGGTGGAGTTCCTGACCATGTCGTCTGGCGAGGTCCTGACCCGGCTGCGCGCCGAGAAGGCCAACCCCGGCGCGGACGTCTGGTTCGGCGGCGGGTCCGACGCCTTCATCCAGGCCAAGAAGGAAGGGCTGACCGCCCCGTACAAGGCGCCCAACGGCTCCCGCGTGGACGCGGCCTTCAAGGACCCGGACGGCTACTGGACCGGCGTCTCCCTGGTGGTGGTCGGGTTCCTGGCCAACAAGGACCGGCTGGCCTCCAAGAACCTCGCGGTGCCCATGACCTGGGAAGCCCTGGCCTCGCCGGACTACCGCGACGAGGTCTCGGCCTCCAACCTGAACACCTCCGGCACCGCCTACACCACGGTCTCCGGCGTGCTCCAGATCAAGGGCGAGCAGGACGGCTGGCCGTTCCTGGACAAGCTCTACGCCAACATCCCGTTCCTGACCAAGAGCGGGTCGGCCCCCGGCAAGATGGCCCTGTCCGGCGAGTACGCCGTGGGCATCGCCCCGGACCCGCACATCATGGCCAACGCCAACCCGGACGCACCGCTCGTGGTGGTCTATCCCGAGGACGGCGTCCTGGCCTGGCCCTCGCCCGTGTCGGTCATCGCCAACGCCAGGCACCCGGAGAACGCCCGCGCCTTCGTGGACTGGTGCCTGAGCCCGGAGGGGCAGAAGGTGCTCATGCAGGCCTCGCCCCGCGTGCCGACCACGAATGTGGAGCCCCTGCCCGGCGTGCCCCGGCTCGCGGACCTGAACCTCGTGCCCTACGACATCCAGCACTGGGGCAGCGAGCGCGAGCGGGTGGTGGGCGAGTTCAACAAGCGGTTCCCCAAGTATCAATAG